A genomic region of Streptomyces sp. NBC_00247 contains the following coding sequences:
- the mqnC gene encoding cyclic dehypoxanthinyl futalosine synthase yields the protein MTEKADLQPILDRAAEGGRISAEEALDLYRSAPLHALGAAADAVRRRRYAGTEHIATYIIERNINYTNVCVTACKFCAFYAAPKDTAKGWSRDLDDILRRCAETVELGGTQIMFQGGHHPDYGVEYYEEHFSAIKKAFPQLVIHSLGASEIEHMARISKVSAEEAIQRIHAAGLDSFAGAGAELLPARPRKAIAPLKESGERWLEIMEIAHNLGVESTSTMLMGTGETNAERIEHLRMIRDVQDRTGGFRAFIPYTYQPENNHLKGRTHATLFEYLRMIAIARLFLDNVAHIQGSWLTTGKEVGQLSLHYGADDLGSIMLEENVVSSAGAKHRSNRLEIIDLIRKAGRVPAQRATTYEHLVVHEDPALDPVDDRVVSHISSTAIEGGTAHPELKLLNAN from the coding sequence GTGACCGAGAAGGCCGACCTTCAGCCCATCCTCGACCGCGCCGCCGAAGGCGGGCGGATCTCTGCGGAGGAGGCGCTCGACCTGTACCGGTCGGCCCCGCTGCACGCGCTCGGAGCAGCGGCCGACGCCGTGCGCCGTCGCCGTTACGCGGGTACGGAGCACATCGCGACGTACATCATCGAGCGCAACATCAACTACACCAATGTGTGCGTCACGGCGTGCAAGTTCTGCGCCTTCTACGCCGCGCCGAAGGACACCGCCAAGGGCTGGTCCCGCGACCTCGACGACATCCTGCGCCGCTGCGCGGAGACCGTCGAGCTGGGCGGCACCCAGATCATGTTCCAGGGCGGACACCACCCCGACTACGGCGTGGAGTACTACGAGGAGCACTTCTCCGCCATCAAGAAGGCGTTCCCGCAGCTGGTGATCCACTCGCTGGGTGCTTCCGAGATCGAGCACATGGCCCGTATCTCCAAGGTGTCCGCGGAAGAGGCGATCCAGCGCATCCACGCCGCCGGTCTCGACTCCTTCGCCGGTGCCGGTGCCGAACTCCTGCCGGCCCGCCCGCGCAAGGCCATCGCTCCGCTGAAGGAGTCCGGTGAGCGCTGGCTGGAGATCATGGAGATCGCGCACAACCTCGGTGTCGAGTCCACCTCCACCATGCTGATGGGCACCGGCGAGACCAACGCCGAGCGTATCGAGCACCTCCGCATGATCCGAGACGTGCAGGACCGTACGGGAGGCTTCCGCGCCTTCATCCCGTACACCTACCAGCCGGAGAACAACCACCTGAAGGGCCGCACGCACGCGACACTCTTCGAGTACCTCCGCATGATCGCCATCGCGCGCCTCTTCCTGGACAACGTCGCGCACATCCAGGGCTCCTGGCTGACCACCGGCAAGGAGGTCGGCCAGCTGTCGCTGCACTACGGCGCTGACGACCTCGGCTCGATCATGCTGGAGGAGAACGTCGTCTCCTCCGCGGGCGCCAAGCACCGCTCCAACCGCCTGGAGATCATCGACCTGATCCGCAAGGCGGGGCGGGTGCCCGCACAGCGCGCCACGACCTACGAGCACCTGGTCGTCCACGAGGACCCGGCGCTGGACCCGGTCGACGACCGTGTCGTCTCGCACATCTCCTCCACCGCCATCGAAGGCGGCACCGCTCACCCCGAGCTGAAGCTCCTCAACGCCAACTGA
- a CDS encoding NUDIX hydrolase, whose product MRADVRYDDDALVLTSDPTEVGLYHLPRAGEPTDESRRRALTFAEALHARIRPVGTAEQVLRDWAVSGPKSGAARWKDPTTSVPKRVRAGAIVIRDGQILLIQQSDRRYTWYEIPGGGVEAGETLHEAVLRELREETALAGSVDREVARVWKEETRQHYFLVHAEGETGAEDQLDNYGGRPVWMPVAGLPGTALWPRRLSWRIAHWQHVGWPASPIELADSVKDLGKPCTW is encoded by the coding sequence ATGAGAGCGGACGTGCGGTACGACGACGATGCCCTGGTGCTCACGAGCGATCCGACGGAGGTCGGCCTCTACCACCTGCCCCGTGCCGGAGAACCGACGGACGAGAGCCGCCGCCGGGCCCTCACCTTCGCGGAGGCGCTGCATGCGCGCATCCGGCCGGTCGGCACGGCGGAGCAGGTGCTCCGCGACTGGGCGGTCAGCGGCCCGAAGAGCGGCGCGGCCCGGTGGAAGGACCCGACGACCTCCGTGCCCAAGCGCGTACGGGCCGGTGCGATAGTCATCCGCGACGGACAGATCCTGCTCATCCAACAGTCCGACCGCCGTTACACCTGGTACGAGATCCCCGGCGGCGGCGTGGAGGCGGGGGAGACCCTGCACGAGGCGGTGCTGCGGGAGTTGCGGGAGGAGACCGCGCTCGCCGGGAGCGTCGACCGGGAGGTGGCCCGGGTGTGGAAGGAGGAGACCCGGCAGCACTACTTCCTCGTACACGCCGAGGGCGAGACCGGCGCCGAGGACCAACTCGACAACTACGGGGGCCGGCCCGTGTGGATGCCGGTGGCCGGACTGCCCGGCACGGCGCTCTGGCCGAGGCGTCTGAGTTGGCGCATCGCCCACTGGCAGCATGTCGGGTGGCCCGCATCGCCGATCGAACTCGCTGACAGCGTCAAGGATTTGGGGAAACCCTGCACGTGGTAG
- a CDS encoding dihydrofolate reductase family protein, with product MRIVISEFMSLDGVVQAPGGPEEDRDGGFAHGGWSHPFFDPEVVGGTFDEVLAKAEALLFGRRTWQTMAGAWPDRAGDPFADRMNAIPKYVVSKTLVDQDLSWANTTLIPGGEATDRIRALRGTEGGDLAVMGSPTLARTLLREGLADELRLMVMPVLLGGGKTIFPTDGGLRTLELVSTVTSAAGVNVCTYRPADAKA from the coding sequence GTGCGCATCGTCATCAGTGAGTTCATGAGCCTCGACGGCGTCGTGCAGGCACCGGGCGGCCCGGAGGAGGACAGGGACGGCGGGTTCGCGCACGGCGGCTGGTCGCACCCGTTCTTCGACCCGGAGGTCGTGGGCGGGACCTTCGACGAGGTACTCGCCAAGGCGGAGGCGCTGCTGTTCGGGCGCCGTACCTGGCAGACGATGGCCGGGGCGTGGCCGGACCGGGCGGGGGACCCGTTCGCCGACCGGATGAACGCCATCCCGAAGTACGTCGTCTCGAAGACGCTGGTCGACCAGGACCTGTCGTGGGCCAACACCACGCTGATCCCCGGCGGCGAGGCCACCGACCGCATCCGCGCCCTGCGCGGGACCGAGGGCGGCGACCTGGCGGTCATGGGCAGCCCCACCCTTGCGCGGACCCTCCTGAGGGAGGGCCTGGCCGACGAGTTGCGGTTGATGGTGATGCCGGTACTGCTCGGTGGCGGTAAGACGATCTTCCCGACGGACGGTGGCCTGCGCACCCTGGAGCTGGTGTCGACGGTTACCAGCGCAGCCGGGGTGAACGTGTGCACCTACCGGCCGGCCGATGCGAAAGCCTGA
- a CDS encoding geranylgeranyl reductase family protein — translation MTEPLSEHSADVIVVGAGPAGSTTAYYLAKAGLDVLLLEKTAFPREKVCGDGLTPRATKQLVSMGIDISEEAGWSRNKGLRIIGGGVRLQLDWPDLASYPDYGLVRKRDDFDEQLARQAQKAGARLYERANVGAPIIDERTGRITGVNAKLGEEKTPVTFHAPLVVAADGNSTRLSLAMGLHRREDRPMGVAVRTYFTSPRHDDDYLESWLELWDRRGPQDRLLPGYGWIFGMGDGTSNVGLGILNSSSAFRELDWREVLKAWCASMPADWGYTPENMTTPIRGAALPMAFNRQPHYTKGLLLVGDAGGLVNPFNGEGIAYAMESGQIAADVIVQATARATPAQRELALHNYPKILKDTYGGYYTLGRAFVKIIGNPKIMKIATQRGLTHPLLMKFTLKMLANLTDPTGGDAMDRIINGLSKVAPKA, via the coding sequence GTGACCGAGCCCCTCTCCGAACACAGCGCGGACGTGATCGTCGTCGGAGCGGGCCCAGCCGGCTCCACGACCGCGTACTACCTCGCCAAGGCCGGGCTCGACGTCCTGCTGCTGGAGAAGACGGCGTTCCCCCGGGAGAAGGTCTGCGGCGACGGTCTCACCCCCCGCGCGACCAAGCAGCTGGTCTCCATGGGCATCGACATCTCCGAAGAGGCCGGCTGGTCCCGGAACAAGGGCCTCCGCATCATCGGCGGCGGCGTCCGCCTCCAGCTCGACTGGCCCGACCTCGCCTCGTACCCGGACTACGGCCTCGTCCGCAAGCGCGACGACTTCGACGAGCAGCTCGCCCGGCAGGCCCAGAAGGCGGGCGCGCGGCTGTACGAGCGCGCCAACGTCGGCGCCCCGATCATCGACGAGCGCACCGGCCGCATCACCGGCGTCAACGCCAAGCTCGGCGAGGAGAAGACCCCGGTCACCTTCCACGCCCCGCTCGTCGTCGCCGCCGACGGCAACTCCACCCGGCTCTCCCTCGCCATGGGCCTGCACCGCCGCGAGGACCGCCCGATGGGCGTCGCGGTCCGTACGTACTTCACCTCGCCCCGCCACGACGACGACTACCTGGAGTCCTGGCTCGAACTCTGGGACCGGCGCGGCCCGCAGGACCGCCTGCTGCCCGGGTACGGCTGGATCTTCGGCATGGGCGACGGTACGTCCAACGTCGGCCTCGGCATCCTCAACTCCTCCTCCGCCTTCCGCGAGCTGGACTGGCGCGAGGTCCTCAAGGCCTGGTGCGCCTCGATGCCGGCGGACTGGGGCTACACCCCGGAGAACATGACGACGCCCATCCGCGGCGCCGCCCTCCCGATGGCCTTCAACCGCCAGCCGCACTACACCAAGGGCCTGCTGCTCGTCGGCGACGCGGGCGGCCTCGTCAACCCGTTCAACGGCGAGGGCATCGCCTACGCCATGGAGTCCGGCCAGATCGCCGCCGACGTCATCGTGCAGGCCACCGCCCGCGCGACCCCGGCCCAGCGCGAACTGGCCCTGCACAACTACCCGAAGATCCTCAAGGACACCTACGGCGGCTACTACACGCTGGGCCGTGCGTTCGTGAAGATCATCGGCAACCCGAAGATCATGAAGATCGCCACCCAGCGCGGCCTCACCCACCCGCTCCTGATGAAGTTCACCCTGAAGATGCTGGCCAACCTCACCGACCCGACCGGCGGCGACGCGATGGACCGCATCATCAACGGACTGTCGAAGGTGGCCCCGAAGGCCTGA
- a CDS encoding SigE family RNA polymerase sigma factor, translating into MSARSFEEFARANQRRLYRTAYLLCGDAETARDLTQTTLAKLFQHWRRVGAADSPHAYARTVLTRTYLAERRRRIRDLLAHTPVAPPTADISPDLTVTLLSALAELPPRARAMVVLRYWEDLSVETVASLMRCSESTVKSQCSRSLARLREQLGDARTYTVQA; encoded by the coding sequence ATGAGTGCCAGGAGCTTCGAGGAGTTCGCCCGCGCGAACCAACGCCGGCTGTACAGGACCGCCTATCTCCTCTGCGGAGACGCGGAGACCGCACGGGACCTCACGCAGACGACGCTGGCCAAGCTCTTCCAGCACTGGCGCCGGGTGGGTGCGGCCGACTCGCCGCACGCCTACGCCCGCACGGTGTTGACGCGCACCTATCTCGCCGAGCGAAGACGGCGCATCCGTGACCTCCTCGCACACACCCCAGTGGCTCCGCCAACCGCCGACATCAGCCCCGACCTGACGGTCACCCTCCTGTCCGCACTGGCCGAACTACCGCCCCGTGCACGGGCGATGGTCGTCCTGCGCTACTGGGAGGACCTGAGCGTCGAGACCGTCGCCTCCCTGATGCGGTGCAGCGAGTCCACCGTCAAGAGCCAGTGCTCCCGTTCTCTCGCCCGGTTGCGCGAGCAGCTCGGCGACGCCCGCACCTACACCGTCCAGGCCTGA
- a CDS encoding demethylmenaquinone methyltransferase: protein MTRASLEKQPHEVASMFDDVARRYDLTNDVLSLGQARLWRKEVAKAVDARPGQKILDLAAGTATSSQPFAQAGAYVVPCDFSIGMLKVGKERHPWMPFTAGDGTKLPFKDETFDAVTISFGLRNIQDTDAALSELYRVTKPGGRVVICEFSQPTWTPFRTVYLEYLMKALPPLAIAVSSNPDAYVYLAESIRAWPDQAGLATLLQKAGWSGVAWRNLTGGVVALHRGVRA from the coding sequence GTGACCCGAGCATCCCTGGAAAAGCAGCCGCACGAAGTCGCTTCGATGTTCGACGACGTGGCGCGAAGGTACGACCTGACCAACGACGTGCTCTCCCTCGGACAGGCCCGGCTCTGGCGCAAGGAGGTCGCCAAGGCGGTCGACGCGCGCCCGGGTCAGAAGATCCTGGACCTGGCCGCCGGTACGGCCACCTCCTCGCAGCCCTTCGCGCAGGCCGGCGCCTACGTCGTGCCCTGCGACTTCTCGATCGGCATGCTGAAGGTGGGCAAGGAGCGGCACCCCTGGATGCCGTTCACGGCGGGCGACGGGACGAAGCTCCCCTTCAAGGACGAGACCTTCGACGCCGTCACCATCTCCTTCGGGCTCCGCAACATCCAGGACACCGATGCCGCGCTGAGCGAGCTGTACCGGGTCACCAAGCCCGGAGGCCGGGTCGTGATCTGCGAGTTCTCGCAGCCCACCTGGACGCCGTTCCGCACGGTGTACCTGGAATACCTGATGAAGGCGCTGCCGCCCCTCGCCATCGCGGTGAGCAGCAACCCGGACGCCTACGTCTACCTCGCGGAGTCCATCCGCGCCTGGCCGGACCAGGCCGGACTCGCGACCCTGCTCCAGAAGGCCGGCTGGTCGGGCGTCGCCTGGCGCAACCTCACCGGCGGTGTGGTCGCGCTGCACCGGGGCGTACGCGCCTGA
- a CDS encoding amidohydrolase family protein, protein MLTIHAADLLLPGPGRQQIAGGAVLVRDGSVVAVGPYEELAAGNPTARVRRWPGMLTPGLVQPHGSALLERAYHPDPRESDALGTEPLTGAALTALDMGDSRRGASARRGVQRMLAHGTVAVVGPFGRPAVADAVQRSGMRILGRAPAEGAAEEATGARASVDPLAWRRTAAEMFASPALDTGNRPADFAVFDAPDAETLLGTGAACCVVTVLGGRMVYRRR, encoded by the coding sequence GTGCTGACGATCCACGCCGCCGATCTGCTGCTGCCCGGCCCCGGGCGGCAGCAGATCGCCGGTGGTGCGGTGCTCGTCAGGGACGGATCGGTCGTCGCCGTGGGCCCGTACGAGGAACTGGCCGCCGGGAATCCGACGGCCCGAGTGCGCCGCTGGCCCGGGATGCTGACGCCGGGGCTCGTCCAGCCACACGGCTCGGCGCTGCTGGAACGGGCCTACCACCCCGACCCGCGCGAGTCGGACGCCCTCGGCACCGAACCCCTGACCGGCGCGGCGCTGACGGCCCTGGACATGGGCGACAGCCGGAGGGGTGCGAGCGCGCGACGCGGAGTGCAGCGGATGCTCGCCCACGGCACCGTTGCCGTGGTGGGCCCGTTCGGACGGCCTGCGGTGGCGGACGCGGTGCAGCGGTCGGGGATGCGAATTCTGGGCCGGGCCCCGGCCGAGGGGGCCGCGGAGGAGGCGACCGGCGCACGGGCCTCGGTCGATCCCCTCGCGTGGCGTCGTACGGCAGCCGAGATGTTCGCAAGTCCGGCGCTCGACACCGGGAACCGCCCCGCGGACTTCGCCGTGTTCGACGCCCCCGACGCCGAGACTCTCCTCGGGACGGGCGCGGCCTGTTGCGTCGTCACCGTCCTCGGGGGACGGATGGTCTACCGGCGACGTTGA
- a CDS encoding GNAT family N-acetyltransferase, translating into MTIAPSPHPTVRLRVPTDEDALSWYRTFDDPEVMEFFGGRSAEFSVYEELTARQRRHDAELGFCLWTLTDEAGAVLGFTGAQPWPHATFGPVGEIEIGWRLGRAAWGHGYATAAARTTLERVRAAGVGEVVAVIDSRNRRSAAVAERLGMRLAESYEITTGIPRTALCYRLELG; encoded by the coding sequence ATGACGATCGCGCCTTCCCCCCACCCGACGGTACGTCTGCGGGTTCCCACCGACGAGGACGCCCTGAGCTGGTACCGGACCTTCGACGACCCGGAGGTGATGGAGTTCTTCGGCGGTCGGAGCGCGGAGTTCTCGGTGTACGAGGAGTTGACCGCGCGCCAGCGCCGGCACGACGCCGAACTCGGCTTCTGTCTCTGGACGCTGACCGACGAGGCGGGCGCGGTGCTGGGCTTCACGGGCGCGCAGCCGTGGCCGCACGCCACGTTCGGGCCGGTCGGAGAGATCGAGATCGGCTGGCGGCTGGGACGCGCCGCCTGGGGTCACGGGTACGCCACCGCCGCCGCCCGCACCACTCTGGAACGGGTACGGGCCGCGGGCGTCGGCGAGGTCGTGGCGGTGATCGACTCGCGCAACCGGCGGTCGGCCGCGGTGGCCGAGCGGCTGGGGATGCGCCTCGCCGAGTCGTACGAGATCACCACCGGAATCCCGCGCACGGCGCTCTGCTACCGACTGGAGCTGGGCTGA
- a CDS encoding serine/threonine-protein kinase, translated as MQPLEAGEPRTIGAYRLLGRLGAGGMGRVYLGRSAGGRTVAVKVVHPHFALDEQFRARFRREVDSARRVGARWTAPVLDADPDAPVPWVATGYVAGPSLAQAVTRHGALPERAVRTLGGGLAEALGAVHEQGIIHRDVKPSNVLLSLDGPRLIDFGIARALGATVSLTSTGVSVGSPGYMAPEQIRGADISGAADVFSLGAVLAYAATGSAPFPGDSSAVLLYKVVHEEPELGDLRGELRDLIAACLAKDPAARPSPPDIARALAPAGAGALVSDGWLPAALVHEVSRDAVALLDLEPQEGPVLSGPVPFSSASLDARPADARGAEDRTAVPAEGGAGSTGGTGGTGGTGGTEGTDGTGGTGGEDAGPQASGAPYSGAALGVFGPPIPLPAVDGADSAAGSQAAHHPANDPRLSPSDSPFSPPGRRFSVAVSADRLPEHRPGARPGRRVSCTVALAVAGALAVVALTSGMLGDLLPWGGDTRKHSDTAASPPSGSPDPGSSSASSTPSEGSSAGSGTPSGDTTSAPAPGDGDPGDDGGSGGGTDDKITALPASFVGTWSGPTVERSGVSHGTLTAVFTEGKTGQDVVRMTQSISYLGSQISCSSIGTLSSGTEKVLKIHERSVADSSASLFCTGSDAELTFTLNEDGTLAYRSYEEAAGLPTGTLTRSGR; from the coding sequence ATGCAGCCGCTGGAAGCCGGCGAACCGCGCACCATCGGCGCCTACCGGTTGCTCGGCAGACTCGGCGCGGGCGGCATGGGGCGGGTCTATCTGGGGCGTAGCGCGGGTGGCCGCACGGTCGCGGTGAAGGTGGTGCACCCGCACTTCGCCCTCGACGAGCAGTTCCGGGCCCGGTTCCGGCGCGAGGTGGACTCCGCCCGGCGGGTGGGGGCCCGTTGGACCGCTCCGGTCCTGGACGCCGACCCCGACGCGCCAGTGCCATGGGTGGCGACCGGATACGTGGCGGGGCCGTCCCTCGCACAGGCGGTGACCCGCCACGGCGCACTGCCCGAACGCGCGGTGCGGACGCTGGGAGGCGGTCTCGCAGAGGCGTTGGGCGCCGTGCACGAGCAGGGCATCATCCACCGTGACGTGAAGCCTTCCAACGTCCTCCTCTCCCTGGACGGGCCGAGGCTCATCGACTTCGGTATCGCCCGGGCCCTCGGCGCCACGGTCTCGCTCACCTCCACCGGGGTCTCCGTGGGTTCGCCGGGCTACATGGCGCCCGAACAGATCCGGGGCGCCGACATCTCCGGAGCGGCCGACGTGTTCTCGCTCGGCGCGGTCCTCGCGTACGCCGCCACCGGCTCCGCACCCTTTCCCGGCGATTCCTCCGCCGTGCTCCTGTACAAGGTGGTCCACGAGGAACCCGAACTCGGCGATCTCAGGGGCGAACTGAGGGATCTCATCGCCGCGTGCCTCGCGAAGGACCCGGCTGCCCGCCCCTCCCCGCCCGACATCGCCCGCGCTCTCGCCCCCGCCGGTGCGGGCGCGTTGGTGTCGGATGGCTGGCTTCCCGCCGCGCTGGTGCACGAGGTGAGCAGGGACGCCGTGGCGCTGCTCGACCTCGAACCCCAGGAGGGCCCGGTGCTGTCGGGCCCCGTCCCCTTCAGCAGCGCCTCGCTCGACGCCCGCCCCGCCGACGCGCGGGGGGCTGAGGACCGTACGGCGGTGCCCGCCGAAGGAGGCGCCGGGAGCACAGGCGGTACCGGGGGCACGGGCGGTACCGGGGGCACGGAGGGCACCGATGGCACGGGCGGCACCGGTGGCGAAGACGCGGGGCCCCAGGCATCCGGAGCCCCGTACTCCGGCGCCGCCCTCGGCGTCTTCGGCCCGCCGATTCCGTTGCCCGCCGTCGACGGGGCGGACAGTGCCGCGGGCTCGCAGGCCGCTCACCATCCGGCGAACGATCCGCGTCTCTCCCCGTCGGACTCGCCCTTCTCCCCGCCCGGGCGGCGGTTCTCCGTCGCGGTGAGCGCCGACAGGCTCCCGGAGCACCGGCCCGGGGCCCGCCCCGGCCGGAGGGTCAGCTGCACCGTCGCGCTGGCCGTCGCCGGTGCGCTGGCCGTGGTGGCCCTGACGTCGGGCATGCTCGGCGACCTGCTGCCCTGGGGCGGTGACACCCGCAAGCACTCCGACACGGCAGCCTCCCCGCCCTCCGGCTCCCCGGACCCGGGGTCCTCCTCCGCTTCTTCCACCCCGTCCGAGGGCTCTTCCGCCGGCTCCGGTACGCCGTCGGGCGACACCACCTCCGCGCCCGCCCCCGGTGACGGCGACCCCGGGGACGACGGCGGGAGCGGCGGCGGGACCGACGACAAGATCACCGCCCTGCCCGCGTCGTTCGTGGGTACCTGGTCCGGCCCGACCGTCGAACGCTCCGGCGTCTCCCACGGCACCCTCACCGCCGTCTTCACCGAGGGGAAGACGGGGCAGGACGTCGTGCGGATGACCCAGTCGATCAGCTACCTCGGTTCGCAGATCTCCTGTTCCAGCATCGGCACGCTCTCCTCCGGCACCGAGAAGGTGCTGAAGATCCACGAGCGCTCGGTCGCCGACAGCTCCGCGAGCCTGTTCTGCACGGGGTCCGACGCGGAACTGACGTTCACCCTGAACGAGGACGGAACCCTCGCCTACCGGTCGTACGAAGAGGCCGCCGGACTTCCCACCGGCACGCTGACCCGGTCCGGCCGCTGA